The following proteins are co-located in the Enoplosus armatus isolate fEnoArm2 chromosome 10, fEnoArm2.hap1, whole genome shotgun sequence genome:
- the tmem35 gene encoding novel acetylcholine receptor chaperone: MASPRTITIVALSFALGLFFVFMGTIKLTPRLSKDAYSEMKRAYKSYAKALPGLKKIGISSVLLRKIIGSLEVGCGVVLTLVPGRPKDVANFLLLLVMLAVLFFHQLVGDPLKRYAHALVFGILLTCRLLIARQSDDRPERDDSREEQHINDQEKNKVKQS; this comes from the exons ATGGCCTCACCAAGGACAATAACTATCGTGGCCCTTTCTTTTGCTTTGGGTTTATTTTTCGTGTTCATGGGGACTATTAAGCTCACTCCGAGACTAAGCAAAGATGCATACAGTGAAATG aAAAGGGCATACAAGAGCTATGCCAAGGCATTGCCAGGCCTGAAAAAGATTGGGATCAGCTCTGTCCTACTTCGTAAGATCATTGGCTCTCTGGAGGTGGGCTGCGGTGTGGTGCTCACCCTTGTGCCGGGCAGGCCAAAGGATGTGGCCAActtcttgctgctgctggtcatgCTGGCTGTCCTGTTCTTCCACCAGCTAGTAGGAGACCCTCTGAAACGTTACGCCCACGCTCTAGTCTTTGGTATTCTGCTCACCTGCCGACTGCTTATTGCCCGCCAGAGTGATGATCGGCCGGAGAGAGAcgacagcagagaggaacagcACATCAATGACCAGGAAAAGAACAAGGTCAAGCAGTCTTAA